In Apis mellifera strain DH4 linkage group LG3, Amel_HAv3.1, whole genome shotgun sequence, one DNA window encodes the following:
- the LOC551970 gene encoding dual oxidase isoform X3, with product MVQQSGSSGLGIDCRLIRKMPAAYSDGVYMLAGQDRPSPRKLSQLFMQGDDGLPSVKNRTALFAFFGQLVTSEIIMASESGCPIEYHRIDVDKCDPVFDKECQGNKYIPFRRADYDRQTGRSPNSPREQINKVTSWIDGSFVYSSSEAWANTMRSFKNGSLLMEPTRKFPVRNTMRAPLFNHAVPHVMRMLSPERLYLLGDPRTNQHPPLLALGILFYRWHNVIAARIQLENPTMSDEDIFQKARRVVIGTLQNIILYEYIPILLNEDLPPYTGYKSDLHPGISHIFQSAAFRFGHTLIPPGLYRRDENCEYRRTNTDQPAIRLCSTWWDSNEVLTNSTIEELLMGMTSQIAEKEDNLLGTDIRNNLFGPMEFSRRDLGALNIMRGRDNGLPDYNTARAHFKLPRKKTWNEINPELFNKNPSLLRTLVEIHSNNLNNMDVYVGGMLESSAGPGELFSTVIKEQFLRLRDSDRFWFENEENGIFTRSEIADIRRITLWDVIVNATGIPADSIQRKVFTWEEGDPCPQPYQLNSTMLEPCVPLQRYDYFEGSELVYIYACVFLGFVPILCAGAGYGLVKLQNRRRRRLKILQEAIQKRNDGKICVDKMIVREWLHANHRRLVKVKFGPEAALHIVDRKGEKLRTFDFNDVNTVTMEESQENENGHRKPLVLLRIPRDYDLVLELDSLASRRKFIAKLEAFLASHKKHFTLSQVSRDIMLAKAETKERRQKKLEQFFREAYALTFGLRPGERRRRSEDSDSGEVVTVMRTSLSKSEFASALGMRADAVFVKKMFNIVDKDRDGRISFQEFLDTVLLFSRGKTEDKLRIIFDMCDKDCNGVIDKEELSEMLRSLVEIARTTSLSDDHVTELIDGMFQDAGLERKDYLTYNDFKLMMKEYKGDFVAIGLDCKGAKQNFLDTSTNVARMTSFHIDQLPPEDSKTWAQKQWDAISTFLEENRQNIFYLFVFYVTTIALFVERFIYYSFMAEHTDLRHIMGVGIAITRGSAAALSFCYSLLLLTMSRNLLTKLKEFSIQQYIPLDSHIQFHKIAACTALFFSVLHTVGHMVNFYHVSTQPLAHLRCLTSELSFPSDARLTISFWLFRTVTGLTGILLFIVMTIIFVFAHPTIRQKAYKFFWSTHSLYVVLYALCLIHGLARLTGSPRFWIFFVGPAIIYSLDKVVSLRTKYMALDIIETELLPSDVIKIKFYRPPNLKYLSGQWVRLSCTAFRSNEFHSFTLTSAPHENFLSCHIKAQGPWTWKLRNYFDPCNYNPEDEHPKIRIEGPFGGGNQDWYKFEVAVMVGGGIGVTPYASMLNDLVFGTSTNRYSGVACKKVYFLWICPSHKHFEWFIDVLRDVERKDVTDVLEIHIFITQFFHKFDLRTTMLYICENHFQRLSKKSIFTGLKAINHFGRPDMTSFLKFVQKKHSYVSKIGVFSCGPRPLTKSVMSSCDEVNKGRRLPYFIHHFENFG from the exons ATGGTACAACAATCTGGCTCATCCGGATTGGGGATCGATTG CAGGCTGATACGAAAGATGCCAGCAGCTTATTCTGATGGAGTTTATATGTTAGCTGGCCAGGATAGACCGTCTCCAAGGAAGCTTAGTCAGCTTTTCATGCAGGGTGACGATGGTCTGCCATCCGTTAAAAATAGGACAGCACTATTTGCGTTCTTTG GGCAACTGGTCACGTCGGAGATAATCATGGCCAGCGAAAGTGGCTGCCCCATAGAGTACCATCGAATCGACGTGGACAAATGTGATCCGGTTTTCGACAAGGAGTGCCAAGGTAACAAGTACATTCCCTTCCGTCGGGCGGATTACGATCGACAAACCGGACGCAGCCCTAATAGCCCTCGTGAACAG ATAAACAAAGTGACGAGCTGGATCGATGGTAGCTTCGTTTATTCGAGCAGTGAAGCATGGGCGAATACCATGAGATCGTTTAAAAATGGGAGCCTCCTCATGGAGCCAACCAGGAAATTCCCTGTAAGGAACACGATGCGTGCCCCACTTTTCAATCATGCTGTTCCACACGTTATGAGAATGCTCAGCCCGGAACGCCTTTACC TTCTTGGAGATCCACGAACAAATCAACATCCCCCACTATTGGCTCTCGGAATATTGTTTTATCGGTGGCACAATGTGATTGCTGCTCGTATTCAACTGGAGAATCCGACTATGTCCGATGAGGATATCTTTCAGAAAGCAAGACGTGTCGTTATAGGGACGCTTCag aATATCATTTTGTACGAGTATATTCCTATACTTTTGAACGAGGATCTGCCACCTTATACAGGATACAAGTCGGATCTTCATCCTGGCATCAGCCACATATTTCAGAGCGCAGCTTTCCGGTTTGGGCACACTTTGATACCGCCTGGATTGTACCGTCGAGATGAAAATTGCGAATACAGAAGAACAAATACCGATCAACCTGCGATTAGACTCTGTTCCACCTGGTGGGAttctaat GAAGTATTAACTAATAGCACAATAGAAGAACTTCTCATGGGTATGACTTCGCAAATAGCAGAGAAAGAGGACAATCTTCTCGGCACTGATATcagaaacaatttatttggCCCCATGGAATTTTCGAGACGAGATTTAGGGGCTTTGAACATTATGCGAGGCAGGGACAACGGGCTTCCAGATTACAACACAGCCAGGGCACATTTCAAACTACCGCGAAAGAAGACTTGGAACGAAATCAATCcagaattgtttaataaaaatccttcGTTATTGCGCACGTTAGTCGAAAtccattcgaataatttgaacAATATGGATGTTTACGTCGGCGGGATGCTGGAGTCCAGTGCAGGTCCTGGAGAACTTTTCTCTACTGTGATAAAGGAGCAATTTCTTCGTTTGAGAGATTCTGATAGATTTTGGTTTGAAAATGAAGAGAATGG aatttttacaaGAAGCGAGATAGCAGATATTCGTCGAATTACTTTATGGGATGTAATAGTAAACGCGACAGGAATACCAGCGGACTCGATTCAAAGGAAAGTATTCACCTGGGAGGAAGGAGATCCCTGCCCCCAACCCTATCAACTAAATTCAACGATGTTGGAACCCTGCGTCCCATTACAACGTTACGACTACTTCGAG GGAAGCGAGCTGGTGTACATATACGCGTGTGTTTTTCTCGGGTTTGTACCGATTCTTTGCGCCGGTGCCGGTTACGGTCTGGTCAAGCTTCAGAATCGGCGAAGGAGGCGATTGAAAATTCTCCAAGAGGCGATACAGAAAAGAAACGATGGCAAGATCTGCGTGGACAAGATGATCGTGCGCGAATGGCTGCACGCGAATCATCGCCGTTTGGTCAAGGTGAAATTTGGGCCGGAAGCGGCATTGCACATCGTCGATCGCAAAGGCGAGAAACTGCGCACATTCGATTTCAACGACGTTAACACGGTCACGATGGAAGAATCGCAG GAGAATGAAAATGGTCATCGTAAGCCATTGGTTCTGTTGAGAATACCGCGAGACTACGACCTTGTCCTTGAACTCGATTCACTGGCCTCGCGTAGAAAGTTCATTGCGAAACTGGAGGCATTTCTGGCGTCCCATAAGAAGCACTTCACACTGTCCCAAGTGAGCCGGGACATTATGCTTGCAAAAGCGGAAACGAAGGAACGCCGCCagaaaaaattggaacaa TTCTTTAGGGAAGCTTATGCTTTGACGTTTGGTCTACGACCTGGTGAAAGGCGGCGACGATCCGAGGATAGCGACAGCGGTGAAGTCGTTACCGTGATGAGGACGTCGCTTTCTAAAAGCGAATTTGCGAGTGCGCTTGGAATGCGTGCGGACGCCGTTTTCGtgaagaaaatgtttaatatcgtCGATAAGGACAGAGATGGTCGTATTTCGTTCCag gaatttttGGACACCGTTTTGCTATTCTCGCGAGGAAAAACTGAGGATAAATTGAGAATTATCTTCGATATGTGTGACAAAGACTGTAATGGTGTTATCGACAAGGAGGAATTATCAGAAATGCTTCGATCCTTGGTAGAAATTGCACGTACCACCAGCCTGTCGGACGATCATGTCACAGAATTAATCGATGGAATGTTTCAA GATGCCGGTCTCGAGAGAAAGGATTACCTTACGTATAACGATTTCAAGTTGATGATGAAAGAGTACAAAGGCGATTTCGTGGCAATCGGTCTTGATTGCAAAGGCGCGAAGCAAAATTTCCTCGACACATCAACAAACGTAGCTCGCATGACGAGTTTCCATATTGATCAACTTCCACCTGAGGACTCGAAGACTTGGGCTCAAAAACAGTGGGACGCCATTTCGACATTTCTCGAGGAAAACCgacagaatattttttatttatttgttttttatgtcACAACCATTGCTTTGTTCGTTGAAAGATTCATAT attaCTCTTTCATGGCTGAGCATACGGATTTGAGGCATATCATGGGAGTTGGAATCGCCATAACTAGAGGATCTGCAGCAGCATTGTCTTTCTGTTATAGTCTGCTACTTTTGACCATGTCTCGCAATCTTTTGACCAAACttaaagaattttctattcaaCAATATATTCCACTCGATTCACACatacaatttcataaaatcgCTGCGTGCACTGCATTGTTCTTCTCTGTTTTGCACACCGTGGGACACAtggttaatttttatcacgtGTCGACTCAACCATTAGCTCATCTTCGATGCTTGACCAGCGAACTTAGCTTCCCAAGCGATGCTCGGCTAACCATTTCGTTTTGGCTTTTTAGAACTGTAACAG GTTTGactggaattttattatttattgtaatgacgataatatttgtttttgctCATCCAACTATTCGCCAGAAAGCATACAAGTTCTTTTGGTCTACACATAGCTTATATGTAGTATTATACGCATTGTGTTTGATACACGGTTTGGCTCGTTTGACTGGTTCTCCACGATTTTGGATTTTCTTTGTTGGACCtgctattatttattctttagataag gTAGTAAGTCTTCGTACTAAATATATGGCGTTGGACATTATAGAAACGGAATTACTTCCTTCCGacgtaattaaaatcaaattctaCAGACCgccaaatttgaaatatttatctggTCAATGGGTTCGTCTTTCCTGTACCGCCTTTAGATCGAACGAGTTTCATTCGTTCACTCTAACTTCCGCACCACATGAAAACTTCTTATCGTGTCATATTAAAGCGCAGGGACCATGGACTTGGAAACttcgtaattattttgatcCTTGTAATTATAATCCAGAGGATGAACATccaaaaataagaatagaagGACCATTCGGAGGTGGCAATCAAGATTGGTATAAATTTGAGGTTGCTGTAATGGTTGGTGGAGGTATTGGTGTTACCCCTTATGCCTCCATGTTAAATGATCTCGTGTTTGGAACCTCTACCAATAGATATTCTGGAGTAGCTTGTAAAAAG GTTTATTTCTTATGGATTTGTCCATCACACAAACATTTTGAATGGTTCATCGACGTACTCAGAGATGTCGAGAGGAAAGATGTTACAGATGTATTAGAAATTCACATATttattacacaattttttCACAAGTTCGATTTACGTACAACTATGCTG TATATTTGTGAGAATCACTTTCAaagattatctaaaaaaagtatatttactGGGTTAAAAGCAATAAATCATTTTGGTCGACCGGATATGActtcatttctaaaatttgttcAGAAGAAGCACAGTTAT GTTAGTAAAATAGGAGTATTTAGTTGCGGGCCTCGACCATTGACGAAGAGCGTAATGTCATCCTGTGACGAAGTGAACAAAGGTCGTCGTTTACCCTATTTCATTCATCACTTCGAAAACTTTGGCTAG
- the LOC551970 gene encoding dual oxidase isoform X4 — translation MRSFKNGSLLMEPTRKFPVRNTMRAPLFNHAVPHVMRMLSPERLYLLGDPRTNQHPPLLALGILFYRWHNVIAARIQLENPTMSDEDIFQKARRVVIGTLQNIILYEYIPILLNEDLPPYTGYKSDLHPGISHIFQSAAFRFGHTLIPPGLYRRDENCEYRRTNTDQPAIRLCSTWWDSNEVLTNSTIEELLMGMTSQIAEKEDNLLGTDIRNNLFGPMEFSRRDLGALNIMRGRDNGLPDYNTARAHFKLPRKKTWNEINPELFNKNPSLLRTLVEIHSNNLNNMDVYVGGMLESSAGPGELFSTVIKEQFLRLRDSDRFWFENEENGIFTRSEIADIRRITLWDVIVNATGIPADSIQRKVFTWEEGDPCPQPYQLNSTMLEPCVPLQRYDYFEGSELVYIYACVFLGFVPILCAGAGYGLVKLQNRRRRRLKILQEAIQKRNDGKICVDKMIVREWLHANHRRLVKVKFGPEAALHIVDRKGEKLRTFDFNDVNTVTMEESQENENGHRKPLVLLRIPRDYDLVLELDSLASRRKFIAKLEAFLASHKKHFTLSQVSRDIMLAKAETKERRQKKLEQFFREAYALTFGLRPGERRRRSEDSDSGEVVTVMRTSLSKSEFASALGMRADAVFVKKMFNIVDKDRDGRISFQEFLDTVLLFSRGKTEDKLRIIFDMCDKDCNGVIDKEELSEMLRSLVEIARTTSLSDDHVTELIDGMFQDAGLERKDYLTYNDFKLMMKEYKGDFVAIGLDCKGAKQNFLDTSTNVARMTSFHIDQLPPEDSKTWAQKQWDAISTFLEENRQNIFYLFVFYVTTIALFVERFIYYSFMAEHTDLRHIMGVGIAITRGSAAALSFCYSLLLLTMSRNLLTKLKEFSIQQYIPLDSHIQFHKIAACTALFFSVLHTVGHMVNFYHVSTQPLAHLRCLTSELSFPSDARLTISFWLFRTVTGLTGILLFIVMTIIFVFAHPTIRQKAYKFFWSTHSLYVVLYALCLIHGLARLTGSPRFWIFFVGPAIIYSLDKVVSLRTKYMALDIIETELLPSDVIKIKFYRPPNLKYLSGQWVRLSCTAFRSNEFHSFTLTSAPHENFLSCHIKAQGPWTWKLRNYFDPCNYNPEDEHPKIRIEGPFGGGNQDWYKFEVAVMVGGGIGVTPYASMLNDLVFGTSTNRYSGVACKKVYFLWICPSHKHFEWFIDVLRDVERKDVTDVLEIHIFITQFFHKFDLRTTMLYICENHFQRLSKKSIFTGLKAINHFGRPDMTSFLKFVQKKHSYVSKIGVFSCGPRPLTKSVMSSCDEVNKGRRLPYFIHHFENFG, via the exons ATGAGATCGTTTAAAAATGGGAGCCTCCTCATGGAGCCAACCAGGAAATTCCCTGTAAGGAACACGATGCGTGCCCCACTTTTCAATCATGCTGTTCCACACGTTATGAGAATGCTCAGCCCGGAACGCCTTTACC TTCTTGGAGATCCACGAACAAATCAACATCCCCCACTATTGGCTCTCGGAATATTGTTTTATCGGTGGCACAATGTGATTGCTGCTCGTATTCAACTGGAGAATCCGACTATGTCCGATGAGGATATCTTTCAGAAAGCAAGACGTGTCGTTATAGGGACGCTTCag aATATCATTTTGTACGAGTATATTCCTATACTTTTGAACGAGGATCTGCCACCTTATACAGGATACAAGTCGGATCTTCATCCTGGCATCAGCCACATATTTCAGAGCGCAGCTTTCCGGTTTGGGCACACTTTGATACCGCCTGGATTGTACCGTCGAGATGAAAATTGCGAATACAGAAGAACAAATACCGATCAACCTGCGATTAGACTCTGTTCCACCTGGTGGGAttctaat GAAGTATTAACTAATAGCACAATAGAAGAACTTCTCATGGGTATGACTTCGCAAATAGCAGAGAAAGAGGACAATCTTCTCGGCACTGATATcagaaacaatttatttggCCCCATGGAATTTTCGAGACGAGATTTAGGGGCTTTGAACATTATGCGAGGCAGGGACAACGGGCTTCCAGATTACAACACAGCCAGGGCACATTTCAAACTACCGCGAAAGAAGACTTGGAACGAAATCAATCcagaattgtttaataaaaatccttcGTTATTGCGCACGTTAGTCGAAAtccattcgaataatttgaacAATATGGATGTTTACGTCGGCGGGATGCTGGAGTCCAGTGCAGGTCCTGGAGAACTTTTCTCTACTGTGATAAAGGAGCAATTTCTTCGTTTGAGAGATTCTGATAGATTTTGGTTTGAAAATGAAGAGAATGG aatttttacaaGAAGCGAGATAGCAGATATTCGTCGAATTACTTTATGGGATGTAATAGTAAACGCGACAGGAATACCAGCGGACTCGATTCAAAGGAAAGTATTCACCTGGGAGGAAGGAGATCCCTGCCCCCAACCCTATCAACTAAATTCAACGATGTTGGAACCCTGCGTCCCATTACAACGTTACGACTACTTCGAG GGAAGCGAGCTGGTGTACATATACGCGTGTGTTTTTCTCGGGTTTGTACCGATTCTTTGCGCCGGTGCCGGTTACGGTCTGGTCAAGCTTCAGAATCGGCGAAGGAGGCGATTGAAAATTCTCCAAGAGGCGATACAGAAAAGAAACGATGGCAAGATCTGCGTGGACAAGATGATCGTGCGCGAATGGCTGCACGCGAATCATCGCCGTTTGGTCAAGGTGAAATTTGGGCCGGAAGCGGCATTGCACATCGTCGATCGCAAAGGCGAGAAACTGCGCACATTCGATTTCAACGACGTTAACACGGTCACGATGGAAGAATCGCAG GAGAATGAAAATGGTCATCGTAAGCCATTGGTTCTGTTGAGAATACCGCGAGACTACGACCTTGTCCTTGAACTCGATTCACTGGCCTCGCGTAGAAAGTTCATTGCGAAACTGGAGGCATTTCTGGCGTCCCATAAGAAGCACTTCACACTGTCCCAAGTGAGCCGGGACATTATGCTTGCAAAAGCGGAAACGAAGGAACGCCGCCagaaaaaattggaacaa TTCTTTAGGGAAGCTTATGCTTTGACGTTTGGTCTACGACCTGGTGAAAGGCGGCGACGATCCGAGGATAGCGACAGCGGTGAAGTCGTTACCGTGATGAGGACGTCGCTTTCTAAAAGCGAATTTGCGAGTGCGCTTGGAATGCGTGCGGACGCCGTTTTCGtgaagaaaatgtttaatatcgtCGATAAGGACAGAGATGGTCGTATTTCGTTCCag gaatttttGGACACCGTTTTGCTATTCTCGCGAGGAAAAACTGAGGATAAATTGAGAATTATCTTCGATATGTGTGACAAAGACTGTAATGGTGTTATCGACAAGGAGGAATTATCAGAAATGCTTCGATCCTTGGTAGAAATTGCACGTACCACCAGCCTGTCGGACGATCATGTCACAGAATTAATCGATGGAATGTTTCAA GATGCCGGTCTCGAGAGAAAGGATTACCTTACGTATAACGATTTCAAGTTGATGATGAAAGAGTACAAAGGCGATTTCGTGGCAATCGGTCTTGATTGCAAAGGCGCGAAGCAAAATTTCCTCGACACATCAACAAACGTAGCTCGCATGACGAGTTTCCATATTGATCAACTTCCACCTGAGGACTCGAAGACTTGGGCTCAAAAACAGTGGGACGCCATTTCGACATTTCTCGAGGAAAACCgacagaatattttttatttatttgttttttatgtcACAACCATTGCTTTGTTCGTTGAAAGATTCATAT attaCTCTTTCATGGCTGAGCATACGGATTTGAGGCATATCATGGGAGTTGGAATCGCCATAACTAGAGGATCTGCAGCAGCATTGTCTTTCTGTTATAGTCTGCTACTTTTGACCATGTCTCGCAATCTTTTGACCAAACttaaagaattttctattcaaCAATATATTCCACTCGATTCACACatacaatttcataaaatcgCTGCGTGCACTGCATTGTTCTTCTCTGTTTTGCACACCGTGGGACACAtggttaatttttatcacgtGTCGACTCAACCATTAGCTCATCTTCGATGCTTGACCAGCGAACTTAGCTTCCCAAGCGATGCTCGGCTAACCATTTCGTTTTGGCTTTTTAGAACTGTAACAG GTTTGactggaattttattatttattgtaatgacgataatatttgtttttgctCATCCAACTATTCGCCAGAAAGCATACAAGTTCTTTTGGTCTACACATAGCTTATATGTAGTATTATACGCATTGTGTTTGATACACGGTTTGGCTCGTTTGACTGGTTCTCCACGATTTTGGATTTTCTTTGTTGGACCtgctattatttattctttagataag gTAGTAAGTCTTCGTACTAAATATATGGCGTTGGACATTATAGAAACGGAATTACTTCCTTCCGacgtaattaaaatcaaattctaCAGACCgccaaatttgaaatatttatctggTCAATGGGTTCGTCTTTCCTGTACCGCCTTTAGATCGAACGAGTTTCATTCGTTCACTCTAACTTCCGCACCACATGAAAACTTCTTATCGTGTCATATTAAAGCGCAGGGACCATGGACTTGGAAACttcgtaattattttgatcCTTGTAATTATAATCCAGAGGATGAACATccaaaaataagaatagaagGACCATTCGGAGGTGGCAATCAAGATTGGTATAAATTTGAGGTTGCTGTAATGGTTGGTGGAGGTATTGGTGTTACCCCTTATGCCTCCATGTTAAATGATCTCGTGTTTGGAACCTCTACCAATAGATATTCTGGAGTAGCTTGTAAAAAG GTTTATTTCTTATGGATTTGTCCATCACACAAACATTTTGAATGGTTCATCGACGTACTCAGAGATGTCGAGAGGAAAGATGTTACAGATGTATTAGAAATTCACATATttattacacaattttttCACAAGTTCGATTTACGTACAACTATGCTG TATATTTGTGAGAATCACTTTCAaagattatctaaaaaaagtatatttactGGGTTAAAAGCAATAAATCATTTTGGTCGACCGGATATGActtcatttctaaaatttgttcAGAAGAAGCACAGTTAT GTTAGTAAAATAGGAGTATTTAGTTGCGGGCCTCGACCATTGACGAAGAGCGTAATGTCATCCTGTGACGAAGTGAACAAAGGTCGTCGTTTACCCTATTTCATTCATCACTTCGAAAACTTTGGCTAG